The Pithys albifrons albifrons isolate INPA30051 chromosome 13, PitAlb_v1, whole genome shotgun sequence genome has a segment encoding these proteins:
- the LINGO1 gene encoding leucine-rich repeat and immunoglobulin-like domain-containing nogo receptor-interacting protein 1 isoform X2 gives MVAGEASMRSPILACWQPILLLMLGSILSGSATGCPPRCECSAQERAVLCHRKRFMIVPEGIPTETRLLDLGKNRIKTLNQDEFANYPHLEELELNENIISAIEPGAFNNLFNLRTLGLRSNRLKLIPLGVFTGLSNLTKLDISENKIVILLDYMFQDLYNLKSLEVGDNDLVYISHRAFSGLNSLEQLTLEKCNLTSIPTEALSHLHGLIMLRLRHLNINTIRDYSFKRLYRLKVLEISHWPYLDTMTSNCLYGLNLTSLSITHCNLTSIPYVSVRHLVYLRFLNLSYNPIVTIEGSMLHDLLRLQEIQLVGGQLTTVEPFAFRGLNYLRILNVSGNLLTTLEESAFHSVGNLETLILDNNPLACDCRLLWVFRRRWRLNFNKQQPTCSTPEFVQGKEFKDFPDVLLPNYFTCRRARIRDRKPQQIFVDEGHTVHFVCRADGDPPPTIMWLSPRKHLISTKTNGRLTVFPDGTLEVRYAQIQDNGTYLCIASNAGGNDTMLAHLHVRSYSPDWPHQPNKTFAFISNQPNESDANSTRATVPFPFDIKTLIIATTMGFISFLGVVLFCLVLLFLWSRGKGNTKHNIEIEYVPRKSDAGISSADAPRKFNMKMI, from the coding sequence ATGGTAGCTGGGGAGGCGAGTATGCGCAGCCCAATCCTGGCCTGCTGGCAGCCGATTCTCCTCCTGATGCTGGGGTCCATCCTGTCCGGCTCTGCCACGGGCTGCCCGCCGCGCTGCGAGTGCTCTGCCCAGGAGCGCGCTGTCCTGTGCCACCGCAAGCGATTCATGATCGTGCCAGAAGGGATCCCGACCGAGACCAGGCTGCTGGACTTGGGCAAGAACCGCATCAAGACGCTCAACCAGGATGAATTTGCCAACTACCCTcacctggaggagctggagctaAACGAGAACATTATCAGTGCCATTGAACCTGGGGCTTTCAACAACCTCTTCAACCTCAGGACGCTGGGGCTCAGGAGTAACAGACTCAAGCTGATCCCCTTGGGGGTGTTTACTGGACTCAGCAACCTTACCAAGCTAGACATTAGTGAGAACAAAATTGTGATCCTTCTAGACTACATGTTCCAGGACTTGTACAACCTGAAGTCTTTGGAGGTGGGGGACAACGACCTTGTCTACATCTCCCACCGGGCCTTCAGTGGCCTCAACAGCCTGGAGCAGCTTACCCTGGAGAAATGCAACCTGACCTCTATCCCCACAGAGGCTCTGTCTCACCTCCATGGCTTGATCATGCTGCGGCTGCGCCATCTGAACATCAACACCATCCGGGATTACTCATTCAAGAGGCTGTACCGGCTGAAGGTCCTCGAGATCTCACACTGGCCCTACCTGGATACTATGACATCCAACTGCCTCTATGGGTTGAACCTGACCTCCTTGTCCATCACTCACTGCAACCTGACGTCCATCCCGTATGTGTCAGTGAGGCACTTGGTTTACCTCCGATTCCTGAACCTGTCCTACAACCCCATCGTCACCATCGAGGGCTCAATGCTCCATGACCTGCTCAGGCTCCAGGAGATCCAGCTGGTGGGAGGGCAGCTCACCACAGTTGAGCCCTTCGCCTTCCGTGGCCTCAATTACCTGCGCATCCTGAACGTGTCAGGGAACCTGCTGACCACCCTGGAGGAGTCAGCTTTCCATTCAGTGGGCAACCTCGAGACGCTCATCCTCGATAACAACCCCTTAGCCTGCGACTGCCGGCTGCTCTGGGTGTTCCGGCGGCGATGGAGGTTGAACTTCAACAAGCAGCAGCCCACCTGCTCCACCCCTGAGTTTGTCCAGGGCAAGGAGTTCAAAGACTTCCCTGATGTCCTCCTGCCCAACTATTTCACCTGCCGCCGAGCACGGATACGGGACCGCAAACCTCAGCAGATCTTCGTGGACGAAGGCCACACAGTCCACTTTGTGTGCCGGGCAGACGGGGACCCGCCGCCCACCATCATGTGGCTCTCTCCCCGGAAGCACCTCATCTCTACCAAAACCAACGGGCGGCTCACTGTCTTCCCTGACGGCACACTGGAGGTGCGCTACGCCCAGATCCAGGACAATGGCACCTACCTATGCATCGCCAGCAACGCAGGTGGCAACGACACCATGCTGGCCCACCTGCACGTGCGCAGCTACTCCCCAGACTGGCCCCACCAGCCCAACAAGACCTTCGCGTTCATCTCCAACCAGCCCAACGAGAGCGATGCCAACAGCACGCGCGCCACCGTGCCTTTCCCCTTTGACATCAAGACTCTCATCATCGCCACCACCATGGGCTTCATCTCCTTCCTGGGCGTCGTGCTCTTCTGTCTGGTGCTCCTCTTCTTGTGGAGCCGGGGGAAAGGCAACACCAAGCACAATATTGAAATTGAGTACGTGCCACGGAAGTCTGACGCGGGCATCAGCTCTGCTGACGCGCCACGCAAGTTCAATATGAAAATGATTTAA
- the LINGO1 gene encoding leucine-rich repeat and immunoglobulin-like domain-containing nogo receptor-interacting protein 1 isoform X1, whose protein sequence is MRVSDRMVAGEASMRSPILACWQPILLLMLGSILSGSATGCPPRCECSAQERAVLCHRKRFMIVPEGIPTETRLLDLGKNRIKTLNQDEFANYPHLEELELNENIISAIEPGAFNNLFNLRTLGLRSNRLKLIPLGVFTGLSNLTKLDISENKIVILLDYMFQDLYNLKSLEVGDNDLVYISHRAFSGLNSLEQLTLEKCNLTSIPTEALSHLHGLIMLRLRHLNINTIRDYSFKRLYRLKVLEISHWPYLDTMTSNCLYGLNLTSLSITHCNLTSIPYVSVRHLVYLRFLNLSYNPIVTIEGSMLHDLLRLQEIQLVGGQLTTVEPFAFRGLNYLRILNVSGNLLTTLEESAFHSVGNLETLILDNNPLACDCRLLWVFRRRWRLNFNKQQPTCSTPEFVQGKEFKDFPDVLLPNYFTCRRARIRDRKPQQIFVDEGHTVHFVCRADGDPPPTIMWLSPRKHLISTKTNGRLTVFPDGTLEVRYAQIQDNGTYLCIASNAGGNDTMLAHLHVRSYSPDWPHQPNKTFAFISNQPNESDANSTRATVPFPFDIKTLIIATTMGFISFLGVVLFCLVLLFLWSRGKGNTKHNIEIEYVPRKSDAGISSADAPRKFNMKMI, encoded by the coding sequence GTGAGCGATAGGATGGTAGCTGGGGAGGCGAGTATGCGCAGCCCAATCCTGGCCTGCTGGCAGCCGATTCTCCTCCTGATGCTGGGGTCCATCCTGTCCGGCTCTGCCACGGGCTGCCCGCCGCGCTGCGAGTGCTCTGCCCAGGAGCGCGCTGTCCTGTGCCACCGCAAGCGATTCATGATCGTGCCAGAAGGGATCCCGACCGAGACCAGGCTGCTGGACTTGGGCAAGAACCGCATCAAGACGCTCAACCAGGATGAATTTGCCAACTACCCTcacctggaggagctggagctaAACGAGAACATTATCAGTGCCATTGAACCTGGGGCTTTCAACAACCTCTTCAACCTCAGGACGCTGGGGCTCAGGAGTAACAGACTCAAGCTGATCCCCTTGGGGGTGTTTACTGGACTCAGCAACCTTACCAAGCTAGACATTAGTGAGAACAAAATTGTGATCCTTCTAGACTACATGTTCCAGGACTTGTACAACCTGAAGTCTTTGGAGGTGGGGGACAACGACCTTGTCTACATCTCCCACCGGGCCTTCAGTGGCCTCAACAGCCTGGAGCAGCTTACCCTGGAGAAATGCAACCTGACCTCTATCCCCACAGAGGCTCTGTCTCACCTCCATGGCTTGATCATGCTGCGGCTGCGCCATCTGAACATCAACACCATCCGGGATTACTCATTCAAGAGGCTGTACCGGCTGAAGGTCCTCGAGATCTCACACTGGCCCTACCTGGATACTATGACATCCAACTGCCTCTATGGGTTGAACCTGACCTCCTTGTCCATCACTCACTGCAACCTGACGTCCATCCCGTATGTGTCAGTGAGGCACTTGGTTTACCTCCGATTCCTGAACCTGTCCTACAACCCCATCGTCACCATCGAGGGCTCAATGCTCCATGACCTGCTCAGGCTCCAGGAGATCCAGCTGGTGGGAGGGCAGCTCACCACAGTTGAGCCCTTCGCCTTCCGTGGCCTCAATTACCTGCGCATCCTGAACGTGTCAGGGAACCTGCTGACCACCCTGGAGGAGTCAGCTTTCCATTCAGTGGGCAACCTCGAGACGCTCATCCTCGATAACAACCCCTTAGCCTGCGACTGCCGGCTGCTCTGGGTGTTCCGGCGGCGATGGAGGTTGAACTTCAACAAGCAGCAGCCCACCTGCTCCACCCCTGAGTTTGTCCAGGGCAAGGAGTTCAAAGACTTCCCTGATGTCCTCCTGCCCAACTATTTCACCTGCCGCCGAGCACGGATACGGGACCGCAAACCTCAGCAGATCTTCGTGGACGAAGGCCACACAGTCCACTTTGTGTGCCGGGCAGACGGGGACCCGCCGCCCACCATCATGTGGCTCTCTCCCCGGAAGCACCTCATCTCTACCAAAACCAACGGGCGGCTCACTGTCTTCCCTGACGGCACACTGGAGGTGCGCTACGCCCAGATCCAGGACAATGGCACCTACCTATGCATCGCCAGCAACGCAGGTGGCAACGACACCATGCTGGCCCACCTGCACGTGCGCAGCTACTCCCCAGACTGGCCCCACCAGCCCAACAAGACCTTCGCGTTCATCTCCAACCAGCCCAACGAGAGCGATGCCAACAGCACGCGCGCCACCGTGCCTTTCCCCTTTGACATCAAGACTCTCATCATCGCCACCACCATGGGCTTCATCTCCTTCCTGGGCGTCGTGCTCTTCTGTCTGGTGCTCCTCTTCTTGTGGAGCCGGGGGAAAGGCAACACCAAGCACAATATTGAAATTGAGTACGTGCCACGGAAGTCTGACGCGGGCATCAGCTCTGCTGACGCGCCACGCAAGTTCAATATGAAAATGATTTAA